From the genome of Streptomyces sp. NBC_00523:
ACGGCAAGGACTGGCAGAAGAAGCTGGCCGAGAGCCTGGCACTCGCAGACACCACGACCTGGCGCCCCGCCCAGCTGGCCGGTCTGCTGCACGTGGCCGAGCTGCTGGCCATCGACCCCCGGATGTTGGACGGGATCGTCGTCGACCACCTCGGCGACGATGTGACCGACCCGGCGACGCTCCTCGCCGGCCTGGACGACGGTGGCTTCGCCCCCTCCGGCGACCACGACTGGGGGCTGGTCTTCGAGTGCCCCGGACCTGCGCTGCACGTGGCGCTGGACCGCCAGGCGCAGTCCGCGGCCGCGGCCGCGCAGGAACTCCGCGACGGCGATCGCAGGCATCCGCTCTACGCCCGGCTCCCCCGCCACGTCGGCACCGGCGGCATGGAGCCCCGGGACGAGAGCTACAAGTCCCCGCCACCCCGCTTCCAGCTCTCCGAGGACGGCGTCAAGCCGCTCATCATGGGCACACAGCTCTACGGCGACCACATGCTCGCCCTCCGTGAGCTGTACCAGAACGCGCTGGACGCCTGTCGGCGCCGTCATGCCCGCCAGAGCTACGCCGTCGCCGTCCCGCAGGAGAGCGGCCTGCGCGCCGGCACTCCCGTCAGGGAGCTGTCCACGTACGAGATCACGTTCGTCCTCGGTCGTAGCGAGGACGGGCGGGTCTATCTGGACTGCACGGACAACGGCATCGGCATGACCGAGGACGAGCTCGACAAGCTCTTCTCGCGAGCCGGCCGCCGCTTCGAGCAGTCGCCGCAGCACGTACGCGAGCTGCGGCGCTGGCGCCGCCAGGGGGTGCGGCCGGAGCTGAACAGCCGGTTCGGGATCGGCGTCTTCAGCTACTTCATGCTGGCGGAGACGATCGAGGTGACCACCCTGCCCGCCAACGGGAGCGGCTTCGGCAGTGGCGAAACGGGGCACCACGTGCACGTGACGTCGGACTCCGGGCTGATGCGCTCGTCCCGCGACTGGTCCATGGAGGGGCCCGGCACCCGCGTACGCCTCTATCTGCGGCCCGAGTTCGCCGAGTCGCCGCCCTCGGTCGTCAGGATCATGCGGGAGCAGGTCTGGCACACGCCGGTGCGGCTGTCCGTGGAGGACAGTCTCACCGCACCGTCAGAACCGGACGTCTGGGAGCCAGGGGTCCTGAAGTCGATCACTCCTGTTGTTTCCCCTGCGTCGTCAGAGGGCCCGTGGTGGGTCCGGGACAAGGGTGCCCGTCTGGTGGACGGGATCTTCGTGGGGGGCGACGAGAGACCCCACGGCTACGTCGTCAACCTGCGCCGCCGGCACGACCCGGAGCTCAGCGTCGACCGTAACCGGCTCCAGCGATTCGCGGCGGACCTGGTCCGGAAGGAGTTGGCTGAGGTCGTTGACACCTTGAAGCTCTGGGAGCCGCTTCCGCTCGACTGGCTGTGGGAGCTCATCAAGGACGACCCTCGGGTCGGGGAGATGGTGGTGCGGCGCCTGTTGTCCGGCGACGACGTCCGAGTCACATGCAACGACTGGCACGGCAGCATCGTGAGTGCGCCCGGCAACATCATGTTCCTGGCGTCCCTCGGCTGCCTCCCCGCCGACGGGACCGATCAGGTCCGACACACGACCGTCGACGAGGAAGAGATGGCCTCGCCCATCTCCTTCTTCCGCTGGTGGCGCTACCAACTCGCTGACACCGGAGGGTGGCAGCGACTGAGAACACCTCGTGCCCGCATCGGCTACCCCTCCGGATTCCCTGCCGTCACGGCCCTGGACGGGCTGTTGTTCCGTGAAATGCCCAACACCCGCTGGAGCTCCATGGCAGCCGCGCTCAGCGCGGCAGATGGCAGCGGGCATGGCCTGGATGTCGTGACTCGCGCTCTCCGACGCTATGCCGTTGCCGGAGTTCCGATTCCCGAGGTGGCCGACATCCGAAGCCTCTCCAAGCTGAGAATCAGCCAGCTGCTGGCCGACACGTACGGGACGTACGCCACGCGCCCCCAATACGCCTCGGACAGGGAGGCGCTGCAGCCACCGGCCCGGCTGGCACTCCTGCTCGTCGCGGGTGTCGCCGGCAAGACACTCCAGGAGATCGCGGAGCTGGCCGGCCGTCTTCGTACGCTGGACCCCGGATTCCCGGAACCACCGGAACTCGATGAGCTCGCCCGGCACATTCCGGACCGACAGGAACTCGCTGTCCTCCGTGCCGAACAGGTTCCGGAGATTTTCGGGCTCCCAGCAGTGGTCACGCCCCTCGTCGCCGCCTACTTCGCCAGGCATCTCCGCATCGAACCCGCCGATGTCGTAGCAGTGGCTCGCCGGTACGCGCGGTTCGGCTTCCAGGTCACCGAGGAGGTGGGCGCCGCCCGCATGCAGGACGGCGACGAAGCGGCATTGGGTCTTGGGTATCACTCATCGGCGCAAGCGTTCCTGGCCCACCCGTACATCACCTTGCCGAAGCTGGTCGAATTGTCGGCACGGCATGGTGACCCGACGGTGGAAGTCACGGATCGGTCCATCCGGCAGATCGCGGAGCGGCTGCGCCTGGCGATGGACGATCTTGCTGGCAGCCCTCTCGCCTCCGTCAAGGCTCCCTCGTGGTGGGCCGGCCTCATGGCGGAAAGCAAGCCGGGCGACGGGCCATTGAGCGCCTGGGCCGTGCTGCGGGCGCTGCGGGGCAGCTCGAAACCCGCATCAGTGGAGCAGGACATCGAAGCGGTCGAGGCTTTGGCAGCCGCAGGCGTTGTGCGTGCCGATGCCGTGGAAGCAGTGCGCACGTGGTGGCGGACACCGGCCGCAGAACGCCCGGAAGCCTTGACCGACGGGACCCGGTCGGTTCGCTTCCTCGACACCGGTCGCTGGCAGTTCACAGTCTCCGTCGATCCCACCTCCCCATGTGTTGATGGCCAGTTCCTCATGACCCTGGCAGCTGACCGGCGCGTCACAATCGGTGAGGCAGCCGAGCTCGTCCGCCGGGAGGCCGAGCCCTACGGCATCGATGTCGCTGTCGTGCCCGAAGAAGCCTGGGCCCTTCGTCCGCACATGGCGACGATCGAGACTCTCTGCACGCCCCTGGTGGAGGCGTGGAGGACCGAGCTCACCCGCCGGGAGATCGTCACCTACGCCCGCGACTGTGGCGTCGACCTGCCAACGGCGGTATCCGAACTCCGCGCCTACGAAGCCCTCGGCGCCCCGGCGGTCCCAGCCGCCCAGGCACCGCCGGATGGCACGGCATCCGGCCAGGAGCCGGACCCGGCCGTCCGGGCCAAACTGGAGGAGCTGTTCCAGTTCCACCCCCTGGTACAAGGCACCGTCACCCCCCTCACCCTCACCATCACCGCCGTACGCCTGGGCCTCGGCCTCAACGCGACCCACCAGGCCCTCGCCGCGTACCCGGAGCTCGGGTTGTTCGCGGACCGCATCGCACCCGACAATCCCGCCCCGGACGACGACCACGCCCCCGACCACCGGGACGTCATCCTCCTCACCCGGCACCTCACCGGCAGCGAACCGGCCCTCGCCGGAGACGTGACGCACGAGCACATCCAACTCGCCGCCGAGGAGACCGAGCTGGACGTCCCCGAGGTCCGTCGACGCCTGGCGCACTACGCGCCGTGGTTCGGCCTCCGCGTCCCCGCCGAAGAGGCGCCCCGTACCGCCGGCACAGAGAAGGAGCCCACGTGACCGCCCATCAGGACGTGCCGTACCGCGAGCAGCAGGTCGCGCCGCCCGCCGATCTGCGGGAACGCATGAGCGAGGTCGGCGCCATCGAGTTCACGGGCACCTGTCCGGTCTGCCACGGCGCGAACGTGTCCGCGCTTCCCGCGGTCTCTCCCGGTGCCGTGCCCAAGGGCTGGCCCTGGAAGCGGGACGGCGGTTCCGCCGCTCCGGCCGCCGAGCCGCGCCCGATGTACTGCGAATGCCCGGTGACGCACCCCGACGATCCTCTGGAGGAGTTGGGCTGCGGCGCGTGGTGGCCGGTGGTTCCGGGGTCCGCCACGGCACAGGGCACCTGATGGCCGGACTTCCCCGCCTGTCCGCACGGGCGATCCGCCTCCAGGCCCGCCAGCGCCTGTACGACATGCTCCAGTCCCAGCTCGCCATGGCCCGCCACCAGGCCGAGGGCTGGCGCAACTTCCTCGCCACCGCGACCGCGCTGCTGGCGGCGGTCCTGGTGCTGAAGGGGCGCGAGAACGTCGCCGAGCTCACACCCGCCTACCGGTGGAGCGTCGTGGCCGCCATCGCGGTGGGCCTGCTGACTCTGCTGTCGTCGGCCTTCACCGCGGCCTCGGCCGCGCACGGGCGGCCGAAGGACGCGTTGGAACACGCGGACGAGATCCAGCTCATCAAGTGGGAGAAGAAGGAACTCGCGCGTACCGCCCGGTACGTCAACCTCGCCCGCTGGCTCGCCGTCGCCGGGGTGCTGGCCACGGCGGCCGGGGTACTGGCGACCTGGGTGGCACCCGCGAACGAGAAGGACGCCGCGACGGTCACCGTCCACACCCGCGAAGGAACGGTCTGCGGTGAACTGGTGTCTCTCGGCCCCTCCGGCGTCACCGTCCGCATCAAGGCGACTGCTACCGCGTCGGACGGCGGCGGCCCCAAGGACTCCCTGCGCACCCTCGCATGGGGCACCCAGGCCCTGAGCGCCGCGCCCGCCTCCGGCTGCTGAGGGCGCGGTCAGGACCCGGCTACCACACCCGGTAGACCCGCCCCGTCTGCGCGCCCTCGATCGAGCGGACGTAGGCCGTGGCCACGCGGGCCGCCGGGACCGGTTCGATGCCGGGGAAGAAGGGGCCGTAGGCAGGGAGGGACTCCTCGACCACCGTCGGGCTGACCGCGTTGACGCGCTGGGGCGGGAGCTCGATCGCGGCGGCCCGGACGAACGCCTCCACCGCCCCATTCGCCGCGGAGGCGGCTGCGCCGGCCGCGATGGGCTCCTCGGTCAGGATGCCGCTGACCAGGGTGAACGAGCCGTGCGGGGGCAGGTGGGCCGCGCCCTGGCGGACCAGGTCGAGCTGGCTCAGGGCCTTGCCGCGGAACGTGGCCGCGAAGTCGTCGGCGGTCAGCTCGGCGAGCGGGCGGAACACCGCGTCGCCCGCGGTGACCGCGACCGCGTCCAGCGGACCGGCTTCCGCGTAGAGGCGGGCGACCTCGTCGGGCCGGGTCACATCGGCCACCAGGTCGCCGCCCGAGCGGCCGACCCCGATCACCGCGTGACCGCGATCCGTCAGCGCCTTCCGTACCGCACCGCCCAGCGTGCCCGCCGCGCCGACCAGGAGAATCCGCATGTCGCACCGTCCGTCCATCGTGTGTTCAGGGAGGCCGGGAGGCCCCGGCGCCTTCGACGCTACGGATCCCGCGAGCGCGGCGGAAATGCCTTCTGCACAGGGACTATGCTCCTCAGGCATGGATGATGTGGAGCTGCGCCACCTCAGGGCGCTGGACGCGGTGGCCGAGGCGGGCACCATCACCGCGGCGGCGGTCCGGCTGCACATGACGCAGCCCGCCCTCTCGCGCACGCTGGCCCAGCTGGAGTCCCGGGTCGGCGTCCGGCTGGTCGACCGTTCGCCCCGGCATCTGACGCTCACCTCGGCCGGGCAGACCCTGCTCGGGCACGGTCGGGCGATCCTGGCCCATCTCGACGCGGCCCTCGCCGACACCCGTACCGTCTCCCGCCCCCTGCGCATCGGTTACACGTGCGCGGTCCTCGGCCGGCAGACCGTACCGCTGCTGCGCTCCTGGCGCCGGGCGCACCCGCACATCCCGCTCGACGTGGTCCGCCAGGACAACAGCACGGCGGGGCTGGCCACCGGGGACACCGATGTCGCCGTGCTCCGGACCGTCCCCGCCGACCCCCGCATCCGCACCGAGGCGCTGTACACGGAGGACCGGGTCGCCGCCCTGCCCGACGACCATCCGCTCGCCGGCCGGGACCGGGTCCTGATGGACGAGCTGACCGCCCACCCCGAACTCCCCCTCGCCCTGTGGCCGGACACCGGCACCGCGTCGCCCGACCTGTGGCCGCCGGAGCGCCGCCCGGACCGCACGGTCGAGGTCGGCAATGTGGACGAGTGGCTGAACCTGATCGCCGCCGGGGGCGCGTTCGGCCTGGGCGCGGCGGGGACGGCCGAGAGCCACGGCCACCCGGGCGTCCGGTTCGTCCCGGTGGCCGACGCGCCCGCCGCCACCGTGTACCTCGCGCGCCCCGTTCATCCCACGCATCCGCGTACGGAGGACTTCGCGACGGCGGTCCGGGACGTGGTGAGCGGCTGACCCGGCCAACAGGCGTAACCCGCCGGGCCCGGAGCGCTCCGCCGCGCGACGCTGGTGCCCAGGTGTCCGGCAAGTGGGCGGAGGAGCGGGGCGTGGTGCGGTGGCGGGTTCGGGCGCACGCGCGGCAGGCGCGGCTGGACCGGCTGCGGCGGGACGACGCGACGCTGCTGGACCGGCTGCACGCGACCCCGTACGAGAACGTGGTCTTCCCGCCGGTGCGGGAGTACGAGGAGGACGCGGCGGCCGAGGTGCTGCGGTTCTCGCTGCGGCTGGGGCGCGAGCTGTTCGGCGCCGGGGCGTCGACGCGGGACATCCAGACCGCCGTGGTGGCGGTCACCGCGGCCTGGGGCATGCAGAACCTGGAGATCGTCATCTCCGGCTGCGCCCTGCACCTCCAGTACGCCCCGCCGGGCCGCCCGCCGGTCGTGATGCAGGCCGTCCTGTCCTCGGAGGACTCGCGCGACCTGTCCCGGCTGACCGCCTTGCAGGGGCTCACCGCCCGGATCGCCGCGACCCGGCTGCCGCACGGTGAGGCGGCCGGTGCGCTGGACCGGATCGTGTCGGCGCCGGCCAGGTGGCCGTGGTGGTTCACGGTGGGCGGCGGGGCGGTGCTGGCGTCGATGCTGTGCGTGCTGGCCTCGGGCACGGTCCGGGCCGCGCTGTTCGCGCCGCTGCTCTTCCTGGTCAGCAACCGGATCGCCTGGGCACTCACCCGTACCGGTCTGGCGTCGTTCTTCGTCACGGCCGTGCAGATCGCGCTGCTGATGGCGGGCACGATGGCGCTGATCCACCCCGGGGTGCTCAGCGGGCGGGAGGGGGCGAGTCTGCTCGCCGCCAACATGATCCTGCTCCTGCCGATCCTGACCGTGGTGTCGCTGACCGAGGACGCGATCGACGGTTTCCGGCCGATGGCCGCCGCCCGGACGGTGAGCCTGGTGGCGTTCCTCACGGCGGCCGCGTGCGGGGTGCTGACCGTGGCCTTCCTGGTGCCGGGGCTCGACGCCAGTGCCCGTACGACGACGCTCACCGCGCTCCCGGTCTGGCTGACCCTCGTCACCAGCGGCATCGGCGCGCTCGGCAACGCGGTCTTCATGGGCGGCGGGCCCCGCCTGGTGCCGTGGGCGGTCGCGGCTGCGGTCACCGGGGCGTGCGTGAAGCTGCTCGGGACGACGCAACTGGACTGGACGGCGCCGCTGGCCATCGGGGTCGCCACCGCCGCGATGGGCCTGGCCGCCGGAGCCCTCGCACCGCGCGCCGGCGCCCCCGCACGCGCGATCCTCATCCCCGGCATCGCGGGCGCCGTCCTCCCCGGCCCCGACCTCTACCGCAGCCTCCTCCAGCTCCTCCTGCACACCCCGGGCGCGGGCACCTACCTGGCGCTCACCCTCGCGTCCACGGCGGCCATCGGCGTCGGCGCCGTCCTGGGCACGGTCCTCGGCGCGGGCGGCGAACGCCAGTGGCGCCGCCGTCTGCATCCGGCGCCCGCGCACTGAGCGTCCCGCCGGGGTTCATGTGCGCGGGAACGCGTGCCGCCGGCCCTTGGCGACAACGGCCAGCGCGGCCGCCCCGAGCACGGCAGCCGCGGCGGCGACCGCGTCCGCCCCCGCGTGGTCGAGCAGGAGGCCGCCGACGACGCCCCCGAGGGCCATCGCCGCGTTCCACAGGGTGACCAGGACGGCCTGCGCGGTGTCGGCGGCGGCCGCGCCGTGCCGGCCGGCGGCCCGCCCGGCCGCGGTCTGCAGCAGGGTCGGCGCGCCGCCCCACCCCAGGCCCCACAGGACGGCGGCGGCCCAGACGACCGGGTGCGCCCCGGTGACGGCGAGGGCCGCGGTGGCGAGGGTGAACAGCGCCGCACCCGCCACCATCAGGGCGCGCGGCCGGCGGTCGACATGGCGCCCGACGCCCCAGATGCTCAGCAGGGACGCGGCCCCGAAGACCAGGAGCACCGCGTCGGTCCGCTGCCCGAGCCCCGCGTGCCGCAGGTAGGGGGCGACGTACGCGTAGACGACCGTGTG
Proteins encoded in this window:
- a CDS encoding HD domain-containing protein gives rise to the protein MGVSRALLIAAPQPGLEFVHQDLTLIRDALIESGYPDSAVTVLDTGQATGYGIALALNAFLAECGDEDFGLVYFTGHGVRRADADYLVPVDGDPELLRSLIKVAPNELLDKLRSAATVMLCLDACRDEADPDIGTPPSPEASHERRNVVLVQACVAGERAMGTEEGSFMSRALAEALSPDTPWRTVSEVLAHVKHRTEEIARDNGSRHPVDVTWLGSPLGDPPAESSRREVCASGRGSGGWTAAMHDSPLWTRVTSDEVVTGRLKDRLSLLIDRVLRIKYDADRVRKAGPDLWEDLQFPERVLVQLDRLVPDGPDGRLSPLEVVVLLAAPFAREAAVACSRRALAELYPPTGPGEDEEKHGRPDSGDPYRDHLADDVNDVRRAYRQIDAKRLRLRSAGPDTAAVAAEQWLRHRLPADWDQLWCQWQDGDKRIGALKSMADVLRLMTDVAEYAAFLEITSKPTRRDRLSDALLQVVSQMHTRPGTKAPDGKDWQKKLAESLALADTTTWRPAQLAGLLHVAELLAIDPRMLDGIVVDHLGDDVTDPATLLAGLDDGGFAPSGDHDWGLVFECPGPALHVALDRQAQSAAAAAQELRDGDRRHPLYARLPRHVGTGGMEPRDESYKSPPPRFQLSEDGVKPLIMGTQLYGDHMLALRELYQNALDACRRRHARQSYAVAVPQESGLRAGTPVRELSTYEITFVLGRSEDGRVYLDCTDNGIGMTEDELDKLFSRAGRRFEQSPQHVRELRRWRRQGVRPELNSRFGIGVFSYFMLAETIEVTTLPANGSGFGSGETGHHVHVTSDSGLMRSSRDWSMEGPGTRVRLYLRPEFAESPPSVVRIMREQVWHTPVRLSVEDSLTAPSEPDVWEPGVLKSITPVVSPASSEGPWWVRDKGARLVDGIFVGGDERPHGYVVNLRRRHDPELSVDRNRLQRFAADLVRKELAEVVDTLKLWEPLPLDWLWELIKDDPRVGEMVVRRLLSGDDVRVTCNDWHGSIVSAPGNIMFLASLGCLPADGTDQVRHTTVDEEEMASPISFFRWWRYQLADTGGWQRLRTPRARIGYPSGFPAVTALDGLLFREMPNTRWSSMAAALSAADGSGHGLDVVTRALRRYAVAGVPIPEVADIRSLSKLRISQLLADTYGTYATRPQYASDREALQPPARLALLLVAGVAGKTLQEIAELAGRLRTLDPGFPEPPELDELARHIPDRQELAVLRAEQVPEIFGLPAVVTPLVAAYFARHLRIEPADVVAVARRYARFGFQVTEEVGAARMQDGDEAALGLGYHSSAQAFLAHPYITLPKLVELSARHGDPTVEVTDRSIRQIAERLRLAMDDLAGSPLASVKAPSWWAGLMAESKPGDGPLSAWAVLRALRGSSKPASVEQDIEAVEALAAAGVVRADAVEAVRTWWRTPAAERPEALTDGTRSVRFLDTGRWQFTVSVDPTSPCVDGQFLMTLAADRRVTIGEAAELVRREAEPYGIDVAVVPEEAWALRPHMATIETLCTPLVEAWRTELTRREIVTYARDCGVDLPTAVSELRAYEALGAPAVPAAQAPPDGTASGQEPDPAVRAKLEELFQFHPLVQGTVTPLTLTITAVRLGLGLNATHQALAAYPELGLFADRIAPDNPAPDDDHAPDHRDVILLTRHLTGSEPALAGDVTHEHIQLAAEETELDVPEVRRRLAHYAPWFGLRVPAEEAPRTAGTEKEPT
- a CDS encoding short chain dehydrogenase codes for the protein MRILLVGAAGTLGGAVRKALTDRGHAVIGVGRSGGDLVADVTRPDEVARLYAEAGPLDAVAVTAGDAVFRPLAELTADDFAATFRGKALSQLDLVRQGAAHLPPHGSFTLVSGILTEEPIAAGAAASAANGAVEAFVRAAAIELPPQRVNAVSPTVVEESLPAYGPFFPGIEPVPAARVATAYVRSIEGAQTGRVYRVW
- a CDS encoding LysR family transcriptional regulator, whose product is MDDVELRHLRALDAVAEAGTITAAAVRLHMTQPALSRTLAQLESRVGVRLVDRSPRHLTLTSAGQTLLGHGRAILAHLDAALADTRTVSRPLRIGYTCAVLGRQTVPLLRSWRRAHPHIPLDVVRQDNSTAGLATGDTDVAVLRTVPADPRIRTEALYTEDRVAALPDDHPLAGRDRVLMDELTAHPELPLALWPDTGTASPDLWPPERRPDRTVEVGNVDEWLNLIAAGGAFGLGAAGTAESHGHPGVRFVPVADAPAATVYLARPVHPTHPRTEDFATAVRDVVSG
- a CDS encoding threonine/serine ThrE exporter family protein, encoding MSGKWAEERGVVRWRVRAHARQARLDRLRRDDATLLDRLHATPYENVVFPPVREYEEDAAAEVLRFSLRLGRELFGAGASTRDIQTAVVAVTAAWGMQNLEIVISGCALHLQYAPPGRPPVVMQAVLSSEDSRDLSRLTALQGLTARIAATRLPHGEAAGALDRIVSAPARWPWWFTVGGGAVLASMLCVLASGTVRAALFAPLLFLVSNRIAWALTRTGLASFFVTAVQIALLMAGTMALIHPGVLSGREGASLLAANMILLLPILTVVSLTEDAIDGFRPMAAARTVSLVAFLTAAACGVLTVAFLVPGLDASARTTTLTALPVWLTLVTSGIGALGNAVFMGGGPRLVPWAVAAAVTGACVKLLGTTQLDWTAPLAIGVATAAMGLAAGALAPRAGAPARAILIPGIAGAVLPGPDLYRSLLQLLLHTPGAGTYLALTLASTAAIGVGAVLGTVLGAGGERQWRRRLHPAPAH